GTCGTCAAGTTCTGCGGATGGTTTTTCCGGCGAAGCCGAAACCCATCTGGGTACCACCGTCTCGGGCAATCGACCGGCAAGACCAAGACCATTTCTCGCCTCTGCAACTGGGGTCAACGTCTCAAACCAAAGCCAAGAGGATATGTTCGTTGAACCCGGGTCCGGCTTGTTTCTCCGGTTACCTTCCGGTGGGTAAGGAGATGCCAGCGGCGACGGTTCCGAAAGGTCATCTGGCGGTGTACGTGGGTCAAAAAGACGGCGACTTCCAGCGAGTCCTTGTGCCGGTGATATACTTCAACCACCCATTGTTTGGTGAGTTGCTGAGAGAATCCGAGGAGGAGTATGGGTTTCAGCACCCAGGTGGCATCACCATACCTTGCCGGATATCGGAGTTCGAGAGCGTGCAGACGAGGATCGCCGCCTGTCAGGGCTGCCGAAAAATGACGTGGAGGCGGCACTACTCAGCTGGTTGCCATTAttgacgatgatgatgatgatgataaactTATTATTAAGATATTGATTCGCTAGTAATCTTGTTTTAgcctttttttcttgatatttattttattttcattttctctttttaatacaTGATGTAACACTAGTTGTGAGTATATGTAAAGATTTTTTCTTGAACCCTCGCCGTTAATAAATTGATTAGCGATAAGATTAGAAtctgtttgatagtaattatagaatttttttttaatatttttaatatttaaaatttttcattattcaaatattataaatattataaatactttctaaaataacTCCCAAATCCACTATTAagagattaattttatttaaatacacgtagttttaatgttaattttattgttcatctattaggtttttttaaaccaatgagaagtattgaattaaaattatttaaattgattttttttttctaaatttaatttaaagttgaGTAATGTTAAACTTTATGATATAGTTGAAGATGTGTGTGCAATAGTCATGGTGACCACAAGGGTCTTAATCGGGCATAAATGGTGGTGGTAGTGGAGAATCTATGATGGGAATCACTCCTATATGTGAATAGAGGGAGTCCCCACCCACCACTAGTGATTGTTGAAGGTGTGAATGGTTCAATTTTGGGATCTTGATGTGGTACATACCCTATCACCCCTActctcaataaaaatattttattaaaattattaaaaaaattaaataatgggatacccatatttgaaaaaataattttcatgcaTTGAactttattttaacatttttatatcattaattttttatcctaaAGTGTTAAAGTTTTTGTCCAAAAGAGTCAtgtttcataataaaatatttattttgtttgcttaattaaagaaaataaaaataaaatattaaaaaaaatgaatataaatgaaGGTGAATACTTCAgaactcaaaatatttttattttttccttataccaaaggtaaattttaaaaataaaattatataaaattttaaacatgaattaaaattatcattttactTATCTACCTTTCTTTCTCGTATCTtcactcaattttgttttctatttgttatgaatttaatataaattatccctataatatttaaagttcaatataaaaaaaatataaaatataaaaatataattaaaattagcaattttttttttatatttttaaattatttgatttttatataaaaattttaaattgataaataatatttaaaaataatttattatctttaaatttatttttttctttttctatatattttctcattattttacttatctcttgtttttcttcaaactttccGAAAACCAAATAAGTTggatcttttaatattttatttcttttttttcctttgaataaTTTCTTCCTCCATCTTATTCCCatttatgaaaacaaaattgaagatATTCCactgaaaaaatattaaataatttaataatttgataagATGGTGAGAGTGGAATCTAAGTTcaagtaaataattttaaaggatGAGGAGAGTGCCTTTAACCCTTTTCATCATTAAAATTGGAAAGCAAAGAAAAGTTCTATTCCTGCAAGGCTGCAACCAATCAATTCTCTGCTTGTTGGAAAAGTGTTTGGATGGGAGGAAAATGACACTTCTTCTTCAACCTCCCTTACCTCATTATTGATGTACAATGTAGAATGTAACCCCCTCTCTTAAAAAAATGTACGATTTGGATATGCCCAAACCCACCCCACAATCCATGGCTTTAGTTGGTCAAACACGACTCTCTTGTATACATACATGGAAAAACCTTCACGAAACTTTCCATGTTTGTTGGGGGAAAATAAGTGGAAAAATGTGTAGCctagaaaatagagagagaaaggacaagagaagaaaaataattaaaattattttaaattaaaaagagtttgtcaaaaaatatttttaagaataattttctatacttaaaaaaaaaacttgacttttcaagattgaaaatgtatttaataatttttgatagaaaataacatttaccaatttgttttaaaaatagggtttttttttttgataatatattttaattatcttttagagaatattttgaataataattatataaatataaaaaacgaTTTTAGGTGGTGCGtttcttaattaaataaaaattatcaaaatatttgattttttttattaaggtaaaattaacatataaatatcaattaagataattgaagtgaaattgttattaataggtttagtttatttattttgattgatattaatatggTACTTTTAACCGAAtataaaaagcaaaatattttaactttttatattaagccaaaaaaacaaaacactatCAATTTTTCCTAAATGGAAAAAAGTActatattagtttttctttcatttttaatgtttaacagatataaaatattataaaaacaaactatctaatacttaatactattaaataacatttagttttaagttctatttaaaattaattaaaaacaaataaacacccAACACAGATCGGACAAAACTAATATAACAAGTTGCTCTATATTGGACCCATTAcaaacaagggaaaaaaaaaaaaaaaaaccattttcatacCTTATGGACTTGGTTTCATTTGAAGGAAATATCGACTCGCATGCCAAGCCTTCACCACTATGCCCTAGAAAAGAGGGTTGGGCTGGTGGGGGGTTGTGTGAACTAGGAAGGTGGTGTGGtatattaatgttttatttaattggGTGGTTAGGATAATTTGATGAGTTTGGAGCTTGGAAAGAATGTGTCATCTTCCATGGAATAATGGCGAAGAGATAATTATCTTTCCGATATGCCATTTGGGGATGTCTTTGCTCAATCAAGATGTGCAAGTGATGGCTTGTGAAAAGGAGGGCCACTTCAAATTTTGAGAAGTTGAAACTTGAAGGAGTCCACAACCATTCATTGTTTAGGCTTTGTTTGGATGAACCCAAATTTAAACTTGCCTTGAGTTTCATTACCTTATGGGGTGTTTACTAAATTCTAAGAAAATGGCatggaggaaaaggaaaaaaaaaggcaaagaaaataattgaaattgaaattagaattaaaattaagaatttggaTTGAAATGTTTATGAATTACgaggaaagagaaaataatgaaaatgattgatttaagttatttaataattataaagagTTTGATCATATTACAATTATGAAAAGTCATCGTTTAGAGTTTAGTTCCTCACCGCCTTTTTTGTCAAAAGTTCCTAACTTCTCGACTTTATGTCGAGTAAGGTAAGCGTAAGGGTAAGTTAACTtcatacatatttttttcaaaaattgcttAGATTGCATTGCTTTCGTGAGGAAAACCTTGTTATGGGATGTTTactaaattataagaaaatgaaatggaggaaaaaaaaggaaaaggaaataattgaaattgaaattagaataaaattaagaattcaattgaaatatttatgaaattatgaggaaagagaaaaaaatgaaaataattgattttaagttatttaataattataaagagTTTGATCATATTACGACTATGAAAAGTCATCGTTCTTCAGAGTTTAGTTCCTCGCCGCCTTTTTTGTCAAAAGTTCCTAACTTCTCGACCTTATATCGAGTAAGGTAAGGGTAAGGGTACGTCAATTTCATATatggtttttcaaaatttgcttAAGATTGTGTTGCTTCCGTAAGGAAAACCTCCTTATGGGGTGTTTACTAAAttctaagaaaatga
The sequence above is drawn from the Vitis riparia cultivar Riparia Gloire de Montpellier isolate 1030 chromosome 15, EGFV_Vit.rip_1.0, whole genome shotgun sequence genome and encodes:
- the LOC117932359 gene encoding LOW QUALITY PROTEIN: auxin-responsive protein SAUR36-like (The sequence of the model RefSeq protein was modified relative to this genomic sequence to represent the inferred CDS: deleted 2 bases in 1 codon; substituted 1 base at 1 genomic stop codon), translating into MRKIRGFKLGKRVVKFCGWFFRRSRNPSGYHRLGQSTGKTKTISRLCNWGQRLKPKPRGYVRXTRPACFSGYLPVGKEMPAATVPKGHLAVYVGQKDGDFQRVLVPVIYFNHPLFGELLRESEEEYGFQHPGGITIPCRISEFESVQTRIAACQGCRKMTWRRHYSAGCHY